A single region of the Labrus bergylta chromosome 10, fLabBer1.1, whole genome shotgun sequence genome encodes:
- the foxg1b gene encoding forkhead box protein G1b → MEDVKDPPTVHRSSSFSIKSLLLPSKCDRPDSVVAAAAAAVAGIPGTLSPSPGSDSDKSLDIPEVDSTAVSLDPVKPGKEEQGEEEEEGGGGGGGGDGTKATSEQNTNGNNGKNGKYDKPPFSYNALIMMAIRQSPEKRLTLNGIYEFIMKNFPYYREHKQGWQNSIRHNLSLNKCFVKVPRHYDDPGKGNYWMLDPSSDDVFIGGTTGKLRRRSATSRGKLAMKRGLRFAPLGLGINERANNPLYWQISPFLSLHHHHHHPHYNGSSPGFLNQAAGYGSLLPAVEQLSNGDLGRSILGGSAAGALGLSNSYGMNTSPVGLLSGQAAGYFVSGSQHAAAANQGPPGGGPPSHLQHSASGFGGLAPSSSPQSLLTDSLRNSSLPAFSPGVSAGFPGMLSHQKRVYPQTLS, encoded by the coding sequence ATGGAGGATGTTAAAGACCCACCGACCGTCCACCGGTCATCCTCCTTCAGCATTAAGAGCCTCCTGCTGCCTTCTAAGTGCGACAGACCGGACTCAGTCGTtgctgccgccgccgctgcGGTCGCCGGCATCCCCGGGACGCTCTCTCCTTCGCCGGGCTCCGACTCTGACAAGTCACTGGATATTCCGGAGGTGGACTCCACAGCGGTGTCTCTGGACCCGGTGAAACCCGGCAAGGAGGAgcagggggaagaggaggaggagggtggagggggaggCGGAGGAGGGGATGGCACTAAGGCGACATCAGAGCAGAATACTAACGGTAATAATGGTAAAAACGGGAAATATGACAAGCCTCCGTTCAGCTACAACGCTCTTATCATGATGGCAATTCGGCAGAGCCCCGAAAAGCGGCTCACGCTAAACGGCATCTATGAGTTCATCATGAAAAACTTCCCGTACTACCGAGAGCACAAGCAGGGCTGGCAGAACTCCATCCGACACAACCTGAGTCTCAATAAGTGTTTCGTCAAGGTCCCTCGGCACTATGACGACCCGGGGAAGGGGAACTACTGGATGCTTGACCCGAGCAGTGATGACGTTTTCATTGGGGGGACTACCGGGAAACTCCGGCGGCGCTCAGCCACCTCCAGGGGCAAGCTGGCGATGAAGCGCGGACTGCGCTTCGCTCCTCTCGGTTTGGGGATTAACGAGCGGGCGAACAACCCGCTCTACTGGCagatttctccttttctctctcttcaccaccaccaccatcacccacACTACAACGGCTCCTCTCCCgggtttttgaaccaggctgcgGGCTACGGGTCACTTCTTCCCGCCGTGGAGCAGCTGAGTAACGGGGACCTGGGGCGCTCCATCCTTGGCGGGTCTGCCGCCGGGGCGCTGGGTTTGTCGAACAGTTACGGTATGAACACGTCGCCAGTCGGGCTTCTCTCCGGACAGGCTGCCGGGTATTTTGTCTCAGGAAGCCAACACGCTGCTGCAGCGAATCAGGGGCCACCGGGAGGGGGACCTCCGTCGCACCTTCAGCACAGCGCGTCGGGGTTCGGCGGCTTGGCGCCCAGCAGCTCTCCGCAATCCTTGCTAACAGACTCCCTTAGAAACAGCTCCTTACCGGCCTTCTCCCCGGGTGTGTCCGCGGGGTTCCCTGGGATGCTGTCCCATCAAAAGAGGGTATACCCCCAAACGCTTTCCTAA